One genomic segment of Pleurocapsa minor HA4230-MV1 includes these proteins:
- a CDS encoding phycobilisome protein — MITEIDSLIYQAEAEYLTQKDLGIFKSQILYLSERLKIYEQIRDQETEIFQHVVNQIFNNFPDEPELKVTRAVKHWLVILRYCSMAVLSNDAQYLERRILEWLPEQIAAHQMQELEQNLYGYLYKRLKKSLDNDQFSILQPYLEQSKNVLLSQKQALKPA; from the coding sequence ATGATTACTGAAATTGACTCGTTGATCTATCAAGCAGAAGCTGAGTATTTGACACAAAAGGATTTGGGAATCTTTAAAAGCCAAATCTTATATTTGTCCGAACGATTAAAAATATATGAACAGATTCGCGATCAAGAAACAGAAATTTTTCAACATGTAGTTAATCAAATATTCAATAACTTTCCTGATGAGCCTGAATTGAAAGTTACGCGGGCTGTAAAACATTGGCTGGTGATCCTTCGCTATTGCAGCATGGCGGTTCTATCTAATGATGCACAATATCTTGAGCGGCGAATTTTAGAATGGCTGCCCGAACAGATCGCAGCTCATCAAATGCAGGAGCTAGAACAAAATTTGTATGGCTATTTATACAAGCGTCTCAAAAAGAGTTTGGACAATGACCAATTCTCGATCCTACAGCCATATTTAGAACAGTCTAAAAATGTTTTATTAAGTCAAAAACAAGCCTTAAAGCCTGCATAG
- a CDS encoding (2Fe-2S)-binding protein, which translates to MVKTVRLDPFGTNTAIATNTNLLSVLMQNDVEVTQECGGRGICATCHVYIREGEESISPVTKREHRTLGSITSCNVNSRLACQARVIGEGVIVELPAGMYISQDDDIEDLIGRRAQSNLLHPLSGQVLVEEGKLITRSVIAQLQTTQSQVKEFLNKSESV; encoded by the coding sequence ATGGTTAAAACTGTTCGACTAGATCCATTTGGAACGAATACGGCGATCGCCACTAACACTAATTTATTGTCAGTGTTAATGCAAAATGATGTCGAAGTTACTCAAGAATGTGGTGGTAGAGGAATCTGTGCTACTTGCCATGTCTATATTAGGGAAGGGGAAGAGAGTATTTCTCCTGTAACTAAAAGAGAACACCGCACCTTGGGTTCGATCACTAGCTGTAATGTCAACTCTCGTTTAGCTTGTCAGGCAAGGGTCATCGGAGAAGGGGTGATTGTCGAGTTACCCGCAGGGATGTATATCAGCCAAGATGATGATATTGAAGATTTAATTGGTCGCCGAGCGCAGTCTAATCTGCTCCATCCTTTGTCTGGTCAAGTGTTGGTAGAAGAAGGTAAGCTGATTACGCGGTCTGTGATCGCTCAGCTTCAAACAACTCAGAGTCAGGTTAAAGAGTTTTTAAATAAAAGTGAATCTGTATAA
- a CDS encoding allophycocyanin, whose amino-acid sequence MLNQLDRLSLETEGRYATEQELQSLKNFFPTINARLSAYQKLRDAEAEIIAKLEVRMREKQPNIFKMGDKDVTQMYQRDTKMALRISLAAMLIDDLDRLRENLLFWYLTIIKAFQFQHIITLTYATMPEIVEQFLTPEEFAVVKPILILNQTVLAD is encoded by the coding sequence ATGTTAAATCAACTAGACCGATTAAGCTTAGAAACAGAAGGTCGTTACGCAACTGAGCAGGAACTACAGTCTCTAAAAAATTTTTTCCCGACCATTAATGCTCGCTTGAGTGCTTATCAAAAACTGCGTGATGCGGAAGCCGAGATCATCGCTAAGTTGGAGGTAAGGATGCGGGAAAAACAACCCAATATTTTTAAAATGGGTGATAAGGACGTAACGCAGATGTATCAAAGAGACACTAAAATGGCGCTAAGGATTTCCTTGGCAGCAATGCTGATTGACGATCTAGATCGTTTACGGGAAAATCTTCTGTTTTGGTATTTAACTATTATTAAGGCGTTTCAATTCCAACATATTATTACTTTAACTTACGCCACCATGCCAGAAATTGTGGAGCAGTTCCTTACCCCTGAAGAATTTGCTGTTGTCAAGCCAATTTTGATCTTAAATCAAACAGTATTAGCTGATTAA
- a CDS encoding 4-vinyl reductase has translation MINVADLISESHLPGNYFAPTSYLQGDFESGLIENRQGGRLLALPDTLIRGLYSGLAAELGSATGLVLYNCGRKWGKNFFRRFSQEVSSYYQQPVATMEMIELVQCLKQCWKAHGWGLIEPNFSHYQQGFLVIQVTNSSFAKALAEPGRSPIASPDQPGCFIEAGLLSAFFSELSETDLHCVQTTCESLGASSNWFILGIKKRLESVSGMVEQGQTHTAILQSLTANQ, from the coding sequence ATGATTAACGTTGCTGATTTAATTTCCGAGTCCCATCTTCCAGGTAACTATTTTGCTCCTACTTCCTATCTACAAGGAGATTTTGAATCTGGTTTAATCGAAAACCGTCAGGGTGGACGTTTGCTGGCTTTACCCGACACCTTAATTAGGGGTCTTTATAGTGGCTTAGCCGCTGAACTTGGTTCTGCCACTGGTTTAGTTCTTTATAACTGCGGTCGTAAATGGGGGAAAAACTTTTTTCGCCGCTTTAGCCAAGAGGTCAGCAGCTATTACCAGCAGCCAGTTGCAACCATGGAAATGATCGAACTTGTCCAATGTTTAAAACAATGCTGGAAAGCTCATGGCTGGGGTCTAATTGAGCCAAATTTTAGCCACTATCAACAGGGGTTTTTAGTCATTCAGGTCACCAACTCTAGCTTTGCTAAGGCGCTCGCGGAGCCTGGACGGAGTCCAATCGCTTCTCCCGATCAACCAGGTTGTTTTATTGAGGCTGGCTTGTTGAGTGCTTTTTTCTCAGAATTATCAGAAACTGACCTGCACTGTGTGCAAACAACCTGCGAGTCTTTGGGGGCAAGTTCTAATTGGTTTATTTTAGGAATTAAAAAAAGGCTGGAATCAGTATCAGGGATGGTAGAGCAGGGACAAACTCATACTGCCATTCTGCAAAGTCTGACGGCAAATCAATAG
- a CDS encoding DNA/RNA non-specific endonuclease has product MLNLCSFTVVISLLLLTGCSTTVTDNVHLKYGNPSNAKSRENNYLIAKPEYALSYNCKTGVANWVSWQLDRSWLGSAERSDNFMPNTELPADCYAVRPSDYSRSGYDRGHLIPSGDRTRSVLENESTFVMTNIIPQSPSNNREVWRELEEYSRELAFQGKELYLVAGGEGIAEKIADSQVVVPEYTWKVILILDEPNSEITAQNAKTLAVWIPNSEEVINTDWQDYIVSVDRVEKNTGYNFFATLPRRIQRQIEKTIYVDAV; this is encoded by the coding sequence ATTTTAAACCTGTGTTCTTTCACAGTCGTAATTTCTCTGCTACTGCTAACGGGATGTTCAACTACCGTCACAGATAATGTCCATCTCAAATATGGTAATCCCAGCAATGCCAAAAGCAGGGAGAATAATTATCTCATCGCCAAGCCTGAATATGCTTTATCTTACAACTGTAAAACAGGAGTTGCTAATTGGGTTAGTTGGCAGCTCGATCGCAGTTGGCTAGGTAGTGCCGAACGTTCTGACAATTTTATGCCCAATACTGAGTTACCAGCAGATTGCTATGCCGTTAGACCCAGTGACTACAGCAGAAGTGGTTACGATCGCGGTCATTTAATTCCCAGTGGCGATCGCACTCGTAGTGTGCTGGAGAATGAGAGTACCTTTGTCATGACTAATATCATTCCCCAGTCTCCCAGCAATAATCGCGAAGTTTGGCGGGAATTAGAGGAATATAGCCGAGAATTAGCTTTCCAAGGGAAAGAACTTTATTTAGTGGCAGGAGGAGAAGGTATTGCCGAGAAAATTGCTGATAGTCAAGTCGTTGTTCCTGAATATACCTGGAAAGTAATCTTAATTTTAGATGAGCCGAATAGTGAGATCACAGCCCAGAATGCTAAAACTCTGGCGGTTTGGATTCCTAATTCCGAAGAGGTGATAAATACAGATTGGCAAGACTATATTGTGTCGGTAGATCGGGTAGAAAAAAATACAGGATATAACTTTTTTGCCACTTTGCCTAGACGTATACAGCGTCAGATTGAAAAAACTATTTATGTAGACGCGGTTTAG
- a CDS encoding serine/threonine protein kinase, which produces MLRHQSNYKILDLVGQGQFGRVFAAVELKSGALVALKELKTKQLSTSSFLRELTFLVTLDHFNLVTCKALEHGHNQRYIVMDYCEGGTLRSFLNNSPAISLNQSLKLVIDILSGLKYAHEKGIIHRDIKPENILLKTSDRTYTAHIADFGIAKLKQEADSQNILGNTGSPAYMAPEQFYGEYSYNCDLYGVGIILYELVTGNRPFSGMPKELVAAHLSQPVTISLDIPLLLRLAIAKSLEKLPSRRYQTAAEMLESLELVQAILEVDPNPQTPLQVKSDFSDLVPVAQSTLDYPVSHLASAEGQVYLVSGDRLLIQRNLDASLSEEILVDREIILNQPIKSLQFSSTGCLIATTSSIYYLAQDSDLLPLATFESNHDRFIATVDPQGSWLGISSGSQNSDKSDLKIYKLPNCKLQRSLINHQVCQSLIALDRKYGLAISQVQAQNTEFQLFNRRGNFLANFTVQIQLDSVIDHPLFPNRLLATEVNNSDMVILITLKKFNLKRIALEISPAVIKPCPQGYLISDRQGKMILLDSDGDCIGRFKVPLSSEFEVTAIAASTSELLVASVSSFSSSRSQLQRFSSQELSRWV; this is translated from the coding sequence TTGCTGAGACATCAATCAAACTACAAAATCTTAGATTTAGTTGGTCAAGGACAGTTTGGGAGGGTATTTGCTGCGGTGGAACTCAAGAGCGGTGCTTTAGTCGCGTTGAAAGAGTTAAAAACTAAACAATTATCTACCAGCAGCTTTTTACGAGAATTAACTTTTTTAGTTACTCTCGATCACTTTAATCTAGTTACCTGCAAAGCGTTGGAACACGGACATAATCAGCGCTATATTGTCATGGATTACTGCGAAGGAGGAACTTTACGCAGTTTTTTAAATAATTCTCCTGCCATAAGTTTAAATCAGAGCTTGAAGTTAGTAATTGATATTCTCTCTGGTTTGAAGTATGCTCACGAAAAAGGCATCATTCATCGTGATATTAAGCCTGAGAACATCTTACTAAAAACTAGCGATCGCACCTATACGGCTCACATTGCTGATTTTGGTATTGCTAAACTCAAACAAGAAGCTGATTCACAAAATATCTTAGGTAATACAGGCTCTCCTGCCTATATGGCTCCCGAACAGTTTTATGGAGAATATTCTTATAACTGCGATCTTTATGGAGTCGGGATAATTTTATATGAACTGGTGACAGGAAACCGTCCTTTCTCAGGAATGCCTAAAGAATTGGTGGCAGCACACCTAAGTCAACCAGTGACAATTTCCTTAGATATTCCGCTGTTGTTACGCTTGGCGATCGCTAAATCATTAGAAAAATTGCCCAGCCGTCGCTATCAAACTGCTGCGGAAATGCTGGAATCTCTGGAGTTGGTGCAGGCAATTTTGGAAGTAGATCCCAATCCTCAAACTCCCCTTCAAGTCAAATCTGATTTTAGCGATCTGGTTCCTGTTGCTCAATCTACTCTAGATTATCCAGTGTCCCATTTAGCGAGCGCTGAGGGGCAAGTTTATTTAGTTAGTGGCGATCGCCTTTTAATTCAGCGTAATCTAGATGCTAGTTTGTCTGAAGAAATTTTGGTAGACAGGGAAATAATTTTAAATCAGCCAATCAAAAGCTTACAGTTTAGTTCTACAGGCTGCCTGATCGCCACAACATCTTCAATCTACTATTTAGCTCAAGATAGCGATCTATTACCTCTTGCCACCTTTGAAAGTAATCACGATCGATTCATTGCCACTGTCGATCCTCAAGGATCTTGGCTGGGTATTTCCTCTGGTAGCCAGAATTCAGATAAGTCTGATCTAAAAATTTACAAATTACCTAACTGTAAGTTACAGCGATCGCTAATCAATCATCAAGTTTGCCAGAGTCTGATTGCTTTAGATCGAAAATATGGTTTAGCAATAAGCCAAGTTCAGGCACAAAATACCGAATTTCAGCTTTTTAATCGTCGCGGTAATTTCCTCGCTAATTTTACTGTCCAGATTCAACTTGACTCGGTAATCGATCATCCCCTATTTCCCAATCGTTTATTGGCGACAGAAGTAAATAATTCTGACATGGTGATCCTCATTACTCTAAAAAAATTTAATCTCAAACGAATTGCCCTGGAAATTTCCCCTGCGGTAATTAAACCTTGTCCTCAAGGATATCTAATTAGCGATCGCCAAGGCAAAATGATCTTGCTCGACTCTGATGGAGACTGTATTGGTAGATTTAAAGTACCATTGTCAAGTGAGTTTGAAGTTACAGCGATCGCTGCTTCCACCTCCGAGTTACTAGTAGCCTCTGTTTCTTCATTCTCTTCATCGCGATCGCAGCTACAAAGATTTTCTAGCCAAGAGCTAAGTAGGTGGGTGTAA